From Cellulomonas oligotrophica, a single genomic window includes:
- a CDS encoding glycoside hydrolase family 3 N-terminal domain-containing protein, translated as MHRPSASRPARAVVTAPPPPRRPRTPGGALHRTVAAVAALALVVPLLTAVVSPAAARVVAEPVAADGDLARVGTASADRSQDDVDGSFPPDAAVDGDPSTRWASGNGPDEDVEFTAWLQADLGVTATVDRVVLAWEAAFARRYEVQVATTDPADAAAWTTVHAQDAGDGGTDEIVVDPVEARYVRVLMLERTSFDWDPARPHWYGYSLFALEVHGTPTAATTAFARSAQTVPAGTTAQVEVLLGAPAAAEVSVRVRSTGGSAVPGTHYTAVDERVTFAAGERTAQVAVATVDGGPLAPATTVALTLDDPSAGLVLGGRTATTVTLAPHGDLPDVGDVEVLHDFADGVPTGFVPWGSRPEVTPVLGTAPSDRDGAPAGDQVLLATVGAEPAAGDWFGLTHDTAATDWSARDGFTFRFRGTGGGGLLRYELKSGGQLFETSVVDDAAGWRRVSVPFAQLRLKGDPASDARFDPAASTGWAITLTDLGAGAWAVDDVGLYDRLTLLEDAEGDVPLAEPGSTVGLFTWGSDGAQVSLGVQQQDRDGAPAGNHVLGGEYLVPGGGWGGFSQNLAASQDWSSYRGIRLLWYASQETRPASPTAGADIKVELKDGGPDGERSEVWAATFKDSWSADGSRWKLVEIPFDAFTLSGYQPGDEATRNGTLDLTSSWGYAITFVPGGAQAQAWSVDDVGLYGAAVPPAAARVDADDVVLVDPGDEAQVTLRLTTTDGEPLADDVAVSWQDAPGTAERGTHYAPVQGDAVFAAGTASGATTTVTVTTLAAAPADDARTLTLDLASADAALGADPRVVLNAVGHPYLDPSLPAAERVDDLLGRMTLAEKVGQMTQAERLGLASPTQVADLGLGSVLSGGGSVPRPNTAAGWADMVDGFQRQALSTRLQVPLVYGVDAVHGHNNVVGATIFPHNQGLGATRDPDLVEAAARATAVETRTTGVPWTFAPCLCVTRDERWGRSYEAFGEDPALVAALAAPAVQGLQGTDPADLSGPEKVLATAKHWVGDGGTRYEPAQAGSGYPIDQGVTHVADLDELRRLHVDPYVPAVDAGVGSVMPSYSAVAVGGAQPLRMHEHRELNTDLLKGELGFDGFLISDWEGIDKLPGGTYREKVVRAVDAGLDMAMAPYNFAAFVEALTGAVEDGDVDEARVDDAVRRILTQKVALGLFEEPFADRSQADAVGSDAHRAVAREAVAASQVLLKDDGVLPLARDAHVYVAGSNADDLGHQAGGWTVQWQGGSGDITQGTTVLEALRAAAPDATVTYSKDASAPLDGAEVGVVVVGEPPYAEGVGDVGNNGRSLTLPAADRAAIDTVCGAVECVVLVVAGRPQLVTEHLDDVDALVASWLPGTEGAGVVDVLLGDAPFTGRLPVSWPATAEQVPVNVGDEDYAPLYAYGWGLRTDALRTRLTTAVDLLDAGPARAAVQAVLDAPVWDGDAVDPDASETLVPLLARAAAQLDHDPGTTDRAARDVARAADLVVSGVRDLAQAAVVAGADGLPADAVALTADAEHALVSGDPAAAVALLAQVAGAPTTDPVPSATTLRLAPRVTTLGARTTAVVTVRADGATPAGDVEVRVDDDVVATGTLEPVGAGRAQVRVTLPRGTAAGTHDVTATSLGSAAVAGSTSAPTTWRVLPGLARVRTDGTDWSVGRADPKVVEVQVRGVEGVPPTGDVEVWVNGRRSVTVDLPPDGTVAVTLPRSTRTGLVLVVYRGDPSYLPAVAPPRLLIVR; from the coding sequence GTGCACCGACCGTCCGCGTCCCGTCCTGCCCGCGCCGTCGTCACCGCACCGCCACCACCGCGTCGCCCGCGCACGCCGGGCGGCGCCCTGCACCGCACCGTCGCGGCCGTCGCCGCGCTCGCGCTCGTGGTGCCGCTGCTCACGGCCGTGGTCTCCCCGGCGGCGGCCCGGGTGGTCGCCGAACCCGTGGCGGCGGACGGTGACCTCGCGCGCGTGGGCACCGCCTCGGCCGACCGGTCGCAGGACGACGTCGACGGCTCGTTCCCGCCGGACGCCGCCGTCGACGGCGACCCGTCGACCCGGTGGGCCAGCGGCAACGGCCCGGACGAGGACGTCGAGTTCACCGCGTGGCTGCAGGCGGACCTCGGGGTGACCGCGACGGTCGACCGCGTGGTGCTGGCGTGGGAGGCGGCGTTCGCCCGCCGGTACGAGGTCCAGGTCGCCACGACGGACCCGGCCGACGCCGCCGCGTGGACCACCGTGCACGCGCAGGACGCCGGGGACGGCGGCACGGACGAGATCGTCGTCGACCCCGTGGAGGCCCGGTACGTGCGCGTGCTCATGCTGGAGCGCACGTCGTTCGACTGGGACCCCGCCCGCCCCCACTGGTACGGCTACTCGCTGTTCGCGCTCGAGGTGCACGGCACGCCCACGGCGGCGACGACCGCGTTCGCCCGGTCGGCGCAGACGGTGCCCGCGGGCACGACGGCGCAGGTCGAGGTGCTGCTGGGCGCCCCGGCCGCGGCGGAGGTCTCGGTGCGGGTCCGCTCGACCGGGGGGTCGGCGGTGCCGGGCACGCACTACACGGCCGTCGACGAGCGGGTCACGTTCGCCGCGGGGGAGCGCACCGCGCAGGTCGCGGTCGCGACCGTCGACGGCGGCCCGCTGGCACCGGCCACGACCGTCGCCCTGACCCTCGACGACCCGTCCGCCGGCCTCGTCCTGGGCGGCCGCACCGCCACCACGGTGACCCTCGCGCCGCACGGCGACCTGCCGGACGTGGGTGACGTCGAGGTGCTGCACGACTTCGCCGACGGTGTCCCCACGGGCTTCGTGCCCTGGGGCAGCCGGCCGGAGGTCACGCCGGTGCTCGGCACGGCGCCGTCCGACCGCGACGGTGCGCCGGCGGGCGACCAGGTGCTGCTCGCGACCGTCGGCGCGGAGCCCGCCGCCGGCGACTGGTTCGGTCTGACGCACGACACGGCGGCCACCGACTGGTCGGCGCGGGACGGGTTCACGTTCCGGTTCCGGGGCACGGGCGGCGGCGGGCTGCTGCGGTACGAGCTGAAGAGCGGCGGGCAGCTCTTCGAGACGTCCGTCGTGGACGACGCGGCCGGGTGGCGGCGCGTCAGCGTGCCGTTCGCGCAGCTGCGGCTCAAGGGCGACCCGGCCTCCGACGCCCGGTTCGACCCGGCGGCCTCGACGGGCTGGGCCATCACCCTCACCGACCTGGGCGCGGGCGCGTGGGCCGTCGACGACGTCGGCCTGTACGACCGGCTGACGCTGCTGGAGGACGCGGAGGGCGACGTGCCGCTGGCCGAGCCCGGCAGCACTGTCGGGCTCTTCACGTGGGGCTCGGACGGCGCTCAGGTGTCGCTGGGCGTGCAGCAGCAGGACCGCGACGGTGCACCGGCCGGCAACCACGTGCTCGGCGGGGAGTACCTCGTGCCCGGCGGCGGCTGGGGCGGGTTCTCCCAGAACCTCGCGGCCTCGCAGGACTGGAGCTCGTACCGCGGGATCCGCCTGCTCTGGTACGCGTCGCAGGAGACCCGTCCCGCGTCCCCGACGGCCGGCGCCGACATCAAGGTCGAGCTCAAGGACGGCGGCCCGGACGGCGAGCGCTCGGAGGTGTGGGCGGCGACGTTCAAGGACAGCTGGTCCGCGGACGGCAGCCGCTGGAAGCTCGTGGAGATCCCGTTCGACGCGTTCACGCTCTCCGGCTACCAGCCGGGCGACGAGGCCACGCGCAACGGCACCCTGGACCTCACGTCGTCGTGGGGGTACGCGATCACGTTCGTGCCCGGCGGCGCGCAGGCCCAGGCCTGGTCCGTGGACGACGTCGGCCTGTACGGCGCCGCCGTGCCGCCCGCGGCCGCGCGGGTCGACGCGGACGACGTGGTGCTGGTCGACCCGGGCGACGAGGCGCAGGTGACGCTGCGGCTGACGACCACGGACGGCGAGCCGCTGGCCGACGACGTGGCGGTCAGCTGGCAGGACGCCCCGGGCACCGCGGAGCGCGGCACGCACTACGCACCGGTGCAGGGTGACGCGGTGTTCGCCGCGGGCACGGCGTCGGGTGCGACGACGACGGTCACGGTGACCACGCTGGCGGCCGCACCGGCCGACGACGCCCGCACCCTCACGCTCGACCTGGCGTCCGCCGACGCGGCGCTCGGCGCCGACCCGCGGGTGGTGCTGAACGCCGTCGGGCACCCGTACCTCGACCCGTCGCTGCCGGCCGCCGAGCGGGTCGACGACCTGCTCGGTCGCATGACGCTCGCCGAGAAGGTCGGCCAGATGACGCAGGCCGAGCGTCTCGGGCTCGCGTCGCCCACGCAGGTCGCCGACCTGGGCCTGGGGTCGGTGCTGTCCGGCGGCGGCTCGGTCCCGCGCCCGAACACGGCCGCCGGCTGGGCCGACATGGTCGACGGGTTCCAGCGCCAGGCGCTCTCGACGCGCCTGCAGGTGCCGCTCGTCTACGGCGTGGACGCCGTGCACGGCCACAACAACGTGGTCGGCGCGACGATCTTCCCGCACAACCAGGGCCTGGGGGCCACGCGCGACCCCGACCTGGTCGAGGCCGCGGCGCGCGCCACGGCCGTCGAGACCCGGACGACCGGCGTGCCGTGGACGTTCGCGCCGTGCCTGTGCGTCACGCGCGACGAGCGCTGGGGCCGCTCGTACGAGGCGTTCGGCGAGGACCCGGCGCTCGTGGCCGCGCTGGCCGCGCCCGCGGTGCAGGGGCTGCAGGGCACCGACCCGGCCGACCTGTCGGGGCCGGAGAAGGTGCTGGCCACCGCCAAGCACTGGGTCGGCGACGGCGGCACCCGGTACGAGCCGGCGCAGGCCGGGTCGGGGTACCCGATCGACCAGGGCGTCACGCACGTGGCCGACCTCGACGAGCTGCGGCGCCTGCACGTCGACCCGTACGTGCCGGCGGTCGACGCCGGCGTCGGGTCCGTCATGCCGTCGTACTCGGCGGTCGCGGTCGGCGGTGCGCAGCCGCTGCGCATGCACGAGCACCGCGAGCTCAACACCGACCTGCTCAAGGGCGAGCTGGGCTTCGACGGGTTCCTGATCAGCGACTGGGAGGGCATCGACAAGCTGCCCGGCGGCACCTACCGCGAGAAGGTCGTGCGGGCCGTCGACGCCGGTCTCGACATGGCGATGGCGCCGTACAACTTCGCCGCGTTCGTCGAGGCGCTCACCGGTGCGGTCGAGGACGGCGACGTCGACGAGGCGCGCGTCGACGACGCGGTGCGGCGCATCCTCACGCAGAAGGTCGCGCTGGGCCTGTTCGAGGAGCCGTTCGCGGACCGCTCGCAGGCGGACGCGGTGGGCTCGGACGCGCACCGGGCGGTCGCGCGCGAGGCCGTCGCGGCGTCGCAGGTGCTGCTCAAGGACGACGGCGTGCTGCCCCTGGCCCGTGACGCGCACGTCTACGTCGCGGGGTCCAACGCCGACGACCTCGGCCACCAGGCCGGCGGGTGGACCGTCCAGTGGCAGGGCGGCTCGGGCGACATCACGCAGGGCACGACCGTGCTGGAGGCCCTGCGCGCCGCGGCGCCCGACGCCACCGTCACGTACTCGAAGGACGCGTCGGCGCCGCTCGACGGGGCCGAGGTCGGCGTGGTCGTGGTCGGCGAGCCCCCGTACGCGGAGGGCGTCGGCGACGTCGGCAACAACGGCCGCAGCCTCACGCTGCCGGCCGCCGACCGGGCCGCGATCGACACCGTCTGCGGGGCGGTGGAGTGCGTCGTCCTCGTCGTCGCGGGGCGTCCCCAGCTGGTGACCGAGCACCTCGACGACGTGGACGCCCTCGTCGCGTCGTGGCTGCCCGGCACGGAGGGCGCCGGGGTCGTCGACGTGCTGCTGGGCGACGCGCCCTTCACGGGCCGCCTGCCCGTCTCGTGGCCCGCGACGGCCGAGCAGGTGCCCGTGAACGTCGGCGACGAGGACTACGCGCCGCTGTACGCGTACGGCTGGGGCCTGCGCACCGACGCCCTCCGCACGCGCCTGACCACGGCCGTGGACCTGCTCGACGCGGGCCCGGCCCGGGCCGCCGTGCAGGCCGTCCTCGACGCCCCGGTGTGGGACGGCGACGCGGTCGACCCGGACGCGTCCGAGACGCTCGTGCCCCTGCTCGCCCGGGCGGCCGCGCAGCTCGACCACGACCCGGGCACGACCGACCGCGCGGCGCGGGACGTCGCCCGGGCGGCCGACCTCGTCGTCAGCGGCGTCCGCGACCTCGCGCAGGCCGCGGTCGTGGCCGGGGCGGACGGGCTGCCCGCCGACGCCGTCGCGCTGACGGCCGACGCCGAGCACGCCCTGGTCTCGGGCGACCCCGCGGCGGCGGTCGCGCTGCTCGCGCAGGTCGCGGGCGCCCCGACCACCGACCCCGTGCCCTCGGCGACGACGCTGCGCCTGGCCCCGCGGGTCACCACCCTCGGCGCCCGCACCACCGCCGTCGTCACCGTCCGTGCGGACGGCGCGACGCCCGCGGGCGACGTCGAGGTGCGGGTCGACGACGACGTCGTCGCGACCGGGACGCTCGAACCCGTCGGCGCGGGGCGCGCGCAGGTGCGCGTCACCCTGCCGCGGGGCACGGCCGCCGGGACGCACGACGTCACGGCGACGTCCCTCGGCAGCGCGGCCGTGGCCGGCTCGACGTCGGCGCCGACCACGTGGCGGGTGCTCCCGGGCCTGGCGCGGGTGCGCACCGACGGGACGGACTGGTCTGTCGGCCGCGCCGACCCGAAGGTCGTCGAGGTGCAGGTGCGCGGCGTCGAGGGCGTCCCGCCGACCGGTGACGTGGAGGTCTGGGTGAACGGCCGCCGGAGCGTGACCGTCGACCTGCCGCCGGACGGCACGGTCGCGGTGACCCTGCCGCGCTCGACGCGCACGGGCCTGGTGCTCGTCGTCTACCGCGGCGACCCGTCCTACCTGCCCGCCGTGGCCCCGCCCCGCCTGCTGATCGTCCGGTGA
- a CDS encoding glycosyltransferase, with protein MTAERAPRVAMLSVHTSPLDQPGTGDAGGMNVYVLELARALAARGSRVEVFTRATSSDLPETVVLDGADADGRPLAPADARDVLLACDVDPGVTPPVLVHHVPAGPFEVLDKNDLPGVLCGMAAGVLRSEAARRPGWYDVVHSHYWLSGQVGAIAAQRWEVPLVHTAHTLARVKNANLGPGDTPEPTGRVMGEEQVVAEADALVASTAVEARELVEMYGADPQRVHVVEPGVDLDRFRPAGPGAARAARARLGLPADRQVVLFAGRVQALKAPDVLVRALGVLRATGRPVPLLLVLGGPSGRPTAVRELLALASTCGVADDVVVRPPAPRTELPEWYRAADVVAMPSRSESFGLVAAEAQATGVPVLAAAVGGLRTVVEDEVSGRLVPGHDPAVWADVLADALADDARRARWAASARGVAERFGWEAAAEQVLKVYRVAAEHRRT; from the coding sequence GTGACCGCAGAGCGAGCGCCCCGCGTCGCCATGCTCTCGGTGCACACGTCGCCGCTCGACCAGCCCGGCACCGGCGACGCGGGCGGCATGAACGTGTACGTCCTCGAGCTTGCGCGCGCCCTCGCGGCCCGCGGCTCGCGCGTCGAGGTGTTCACCCGGGCCACGTCGTCCGACCTGCCCGAGACGGTGGTCCTCGACGGCGCCGACGCCGACGGCCGCCCCCTCGCCCCCGCGGACGCCCGCGACGTGCTGCTCGCGTGCGACGTCGACCCCGGCGTGACGCCGCCGGTGCTCGTCCACCACGTGCCCGCCGGTCCGTTCGAGGTGCTCGACAAGAACGACCTGCCCGGCGTGCTGTGCGGCATGGCCGCCGGGGTGCTGCGCTCCGAGGCCGCCCGCCGGCCGGGCTGGTACGACGTCGTGCACTCCCACTACTGGCTGTCCGGCCAGGTCGGCGCGATCGCGGCCCAGCGCTGGGAGGTGCCGCTCGTGCACACCGCGCACACGCTCGCGCGCGTCAAGAACGCCAACCTCGGCCCGGGCGACACCCCCGAGCCCACCGGCCGGGTCATGGGGGAGGAGCAGGTCGTCGCCGAGGCGGACGCGCTCGTCGCCTCCACCGCCGTCGAGGCCCGCGAGCTCGTCGAGATGTACGGCGCCGACCCCCAGCGCGTGCACGTCGTCGAGCCGGGCGTCGACCTCGACCGGTTCCGCCCGGCCGGCCCCGGGGCCGCGCGCGCCGCCCGCGCCCGGCTGGGGCTGCCCGCGGACCGGCAGGTGGTGCTCTTCGCCGGGCGCGTGCAGGCCCTCAAGGCCCCGGACGTGCTGGTCCGCGCCCTCGGCGTGCTGCGCGCCACCGGGCGGCCCGTACCGCTGCTGCTCGTGCTCGGCGGCCCCAGCGGACGCCCCACCGCCGTGCGCGAGCTGCTCGCGCTCGCGTCCACGTGCGGCGTCGCGGACGACGTGGTGGTCCGTCCGCCCGCGCCCCGCACCGAGCTCCCCGAGTGGTACCGGGCCGCCGACGTGGTGGCGATGCCCTCGCGCTCGGAGTCGTTCGGGCTGGTCGCCGCCGAGGCCCAGGCCACCGGCGTGCCCGTGCTGGCCGCCGCCGTCGGGGGGCTGCGCACGGTCGTCGAGGACGAGGTCTCGGGCCGCCTCGTGCCCGGCCACGACCCCGCCGTGTGGGCCGACGTCCTCGCCGACGCGCTCGCCGACGACGCACGCCGGGCCCGGTGGGCCGCCTCCGCCCGGGGGGTCGCCGAGCGGTTCGGCTGGGAGGCCGCCGCCGAGCAGGTGCTCAAGGTGTACCGCGTGGCCGCGGAGCACCGCCGGACCTGA
- a CDS encoding phosphoglyceromutase has protein sequence MTYTLVLLRHGESEWNAKNLFTGWVDVPLSEKGVAEAKRGGTLLTDAGVLPDVVHTSLLRRAITTANYALDAADRLWIPVKRSWRLNERHYGALQGKNKKETLDEYGEEQFMLWRRSYDVPPPEIELGTQYSQDADPRYAGEPIPRTEALAQVLDRALPYWDAEIVPDLKARKTVLVAAHGNSIRSIVKYLDDVDEQTIAGINIPTGIPLLYELDEETLKPVTKGGTYLDPEAAQAAIAAVANQGR, from the coding sequence ATGACCTACACCCTCGTGCTGCTCCGCCACGGCGAGAGCGAGTGGAACGCCAAGAACCTGTTCACGGGCTGGGTCGACGTCCCCCTCTCCGAGAAGGGCGTCGCGGAGGCCAAGCGCGGCGGGACGCTGCTGACCGACGCCGGCGTGCTGCCGGACGTCGTCCACACGTCGCTGCTGCGCCGCGCGATCACGACCGCGAACTACGCGCTCGACGCCGCGGACCGCCTGTGGATCCCCGTGAAGCGCTCGTGGCGCCTCAACGAGCGCCACTACGGCGCGCTGCAGGGCAAGAACAAGAAGGAGACCCTCGACGAGTACGGCGAGGAGCAGTTCATGCTCTGGCGCCGCTCGTACGACGTCCCGCCGCCGGAGATCGAGCTCGGCACGCAGTACTCCCAGGACGCGGACCCGCGCTACGCGGGCGAGCCGATCCCGCGCACCGAGGCCCTCGCGCAGGTCCTCGACCGGGCGCTGCCCTACTGGGACGCCGAGATCGTGCCCGACCTGAAGGCCCGCAAGACGGTCCTCGTCGCGGCGCACGGCAACTCGATCCGCTCGATCGTCAAGTACCTCGACGACGTCGACGAGCAGACCATCGCCGGCATCAACATCCCCACGGGCATCCCGCTGCTGTACGAGCTGGACGAGGAGACCCTCAAGCCCGTCACGAAGGGCGGCACGTACCTCGACCCCGAGGCCGCGCAGGCCGCGATCGCGGCCGTCGCCAACCAGGGCCGCTGA
- the phoU gene encoding phosphate signaling complex protein PhoU — protein MRDIFDAELKQLGDDLEAMSSRVEQAVTNAGRALLTADLTLAESVIADDLAIDALERDLDERCVRLLAQQQPVATDLRVVVSALRMSASLERMGDLARHVAQVTRARYPEVAVPAGLEETFTQMQDAAVRVARRVTTLLGTRDLALAESIEQDDDLLDELHSDTFAAMLGGEWEHGPQATVDVTLLSRYYERFGDHGVSVARRIVYLVTGATAEALDPAAVRGS, from the coding sequence ATGCGGGACATCTTCGACGCCGAGCTCAAGCAGCTCGGCGACGACCTGGAGGCCATGAGCTCCCGGGTCGAGCAGGCCGTGACCAACGCCGGCCGGGCACTGCTCACGGCCGACCTGACCCTCGCGGAGTCGGTGATCGCGGACGACCTGGCGATCGACGCGCTCGAGCGGGACCTCGACGAGCGCTGCGTGCGGCTGCTCGCGCAGCAGCAGCCCGTCGCGACCGACCTGCGGGTCGTCGTCTCGGCGCTGCGCATGAGCGCGTCGCTGGAGCGCATGGGCGACCTGGCCCGGCACGTCGCCCAGGTGACGCGCGCCCGGTACCCGGAGGTCGCCGTGCCCGCGGGCCTGGAGGAGACCTTCACGCAGATGCAGGACGCCGCGGTGCGCGTCGCCCGGCGCGTCACCACGCTGCTCGGCACGCGCGACCTGGCGCTGGCCGAGAGCATCGAGCAGGACGACGACCTGCTGGACGAGCTGCACTCCGACACGTTCGCCGCGATGCTCGGCGGCGAGTGGGAGCACGGCCCGCAGGCGACCGTCGACGTGACGCTGCTGAGCCGGTACTACGAGCGGTTCGGCGACCACGGCGTGTCCGTGGCGCGGCGCATCGTGTACCTGGTCACGGGCGCGACCGCCGAGGCCCTGGACCCCGCCGCGGTGCGCGGGTCCTGA
- a CDS encoding sensor histidine kinase → MELFEGVVPLVAGALGVLTGAVAVGAFRWSERVQTRMPPLPEPEVDEGLVRTLAVLRSAAVVLDAQDEVLRASAPAHALGLVRDGRLVHASMRDMVAEVRRDGVILDEELDVPRGPVGQGRLLLQVRVAQVTPDLLLVLAEDLTQARRVEAIRRDFVVNVSHELKTPIGALSLLAETVEDAADDPPAVRRFAGRMQAEATRLSALVHEIIELSRLQVAGALEDVAPVSVDAVVAEALDRARTGADAKQVRLSAGGDTGVVVFGDHALLVTAVRNLLDNAVAYSPDGTSVGVGVKRRGHLVELAVVDEGIGIAAADQERVFERFYRVDPARSRDTGGTGLGLSIVKHVAADHGGDVSVWSQPGRGSTFTLRLPVADQGDDPADAPAADVPADVPPTDDAPSPGGTASATPAAPRGTDRPADGRPATRSTV, encoded by the coding sequence GTGGAGCTGTTCGAGGGTGTCGTCCCCCTGGTCGCCGGTGCGCTGGGCGTGCTCACCGGTGCCGTCGCCGTCGGCGCCTTCCGGTGGAGCGAGCGCGTGCAGACGCGCATGCCCCCGCTGCCCGAGCCCGAGGTCGACGAGGGCCTGGTGCGCACGCTCGCGGTGCTGCGCTCGGCGGCGGTGGTGCTGGACGCGCAGGACGAGGTGCTGCGGGCCAGCGCCCCGGCCCACGCCCTCGGCCTGGTGCGCGACGGCCGCCTCGTGCACGCCTCGATGCGGGACATGGTCGCCGAGGTGCGCCGCGACGGCGTGATCCTCGACGAGGAGCTCGACGTGCCGCGCGGCCCCGTCGGCCAGGGGCGGCTGCTGCTGCAGGTGCGGGTCGCCCAGGTGACGCCCGACCTGCTGCTCGTCCTGGCCGAGGACCTCACGCAGGCGCGCCGCGTCGAGGCGATCCGCCGCGACTTCGTCGTCAACGTCTCGCACGAGCTCAAGACGCCCATCGGCGCGCTCTCGCTGCTGGCCGAGACCGTCGAGGACGCCGCGGACGACCCGCCGGCGGTGCGCCGGTTCGCCGGGCGCATGCAGGCGGAGGCGACGCGGCTGTCGGCCCTCGTGCACGAGATCATCGAGCTCTCGCGCCTCCAGGTCGCGGGCGCCCTGGAGGACGTCGCCCCCGTGAGCGTCGACGCGGTCGTCGCCGAGGCCCTCGACCGGGCCCGCACCGGCGCGGACGCCAAGCAGGTCCGGCTCAGCGCGGGCGGCGACACCGGCGTCGTCGTCTTCGGCGACCACGCGCTGCTGGTCACCGCGGTGCGCAACCTGCTCGACAACGCCGTGGCGTACTCCCCGGACGGCACGTCCGTCGGCGTCGGCGTCAAGCGGCGCGGCCACCTCGTGGAGCTCGCGGTCGTCGACGAGGGCATCGGCATCGCCGCGGCCGACCAGGAGCGCGTCTTCGAGCGGTTCTACCGGGTCGACCCCGCGCGCTCGCGGGACACCGGCGGCACCGGGCTGGGCCTGTCCATCGTCAAGCACGTCGCGGCCGACCACGGCGGCGACGTGAGCGTGTGGTCCCAGCCGGGCCGCGGCTCGACGTTCACCCTGCGCCTGCCCGTCGCCGACCAGGGCGACGACCCGGCGGACGCGCCCGCGGCCGACGTCCCCGCGGACGTCCCCCCGACCGACGACGCGCCGTCCCCCGGCGGGACCGCGTCGGCCACCCCCGCCGCCCCGCGCGGCACCGACCGACCGGCCGACGGCCGGCCAGCGACCAGGAGCACCGTGTGA
- a CDS encoding response regulator transcription factor translates to MTRILLVEDEESYRDPLSYLLAREGYDVVTAATGPEALDRFAEHGADLVLLDLMLPGLPGTEVCRRLRQDSDVPVIMLTAKDDEIDKVVGLELGADDYVTKPYSSRELLARIRAVLRRRSAGRPSTADDLEDDGTLEVGPVRMDVDRHTVHVDGHQVAFPLKEFELLEILLRNPGRVLTRGQLIDRVWGSDYVGDTKTLDVHVKRIRAKIEPDPSTPALLTTVRGLGYKLSDGSEE, encoded by the coding sequence GTGACCCGCATCCTTCTCGTGGAGGACGAAGAGTCCTACCGCGACCCCCTGTCGTACCTGCTGGCCCGCGAGGGGTACGACGTGGTGACCGCCGCGACGGGCCCCGAGGCGCTGGACCGGTTCGCCGAGCACGGCGCCGACCTCGTGCTGCTCGACCTCATGCTGCCGGGGCTGCCGGGCACGGAGGTGTGCCGCCGCCTGCGGCAGGACTCCGACGTGCCGGTCATCATGCTCACGGCCAAGGACGACGAGATCGACAAGGTCGTGGGCCTGGAGCTGGGTGCCGACGACTACGTGACGAAGCCCTACTCGTCGCGCGAGCTGCTGGCCCGCATCCGGGCGGTGCTGCGGCGGCGGTCCGCGGGGCGCCCGAGCACGGCGGACGACCTGGAGGACGACGGCACGCTCGAGGTCGGCCCGGTCCGCATGGACGTGGACCGGCACACCGTGCACGTCGACGGGCACCAGGTGGCGTTCCCGCTCAAGGAGTTCGAGCTGCTCGAGATCCTGCTGCGCAACCCCGGGCGCGTGCTGACCCGCGGCCAGCTCATCGACCGCGTCTGGGGGTCGGACTACGTGGGGGACACCAAGACCCTCGACGTCCACGTCAAGCGCATCCGGGCGAAGATCGAGCCGGACCCGTCGACGCCTGCGCTGCTGACCACGGTCCGCGGCCTGGGCTACAAGCTGTCCGACGGGTCCGAGGAGTGA